The genomic region ATCAAGGGATCTGGTATCTCGTTGCACGGGATAACGAGAAACTCAAGACCTTCTCTTTCACTAAGATAGAAAAATTGACCCAATTAAATACTCGTTTTGCCCAAGATCCTGAGATTGACAAGAAGCTGAAAGAAGAAGACGGTATTTGGCTAGGTGATAAGAAGAAGGAAATTGTTTTGAATATCTCTTACAAAATTGCCAGTTACTTTAAACGCCGGAAATTGATAGCCAATCAGATTATTGAAAAGGAACTAGAGGACGGTGGCCTAATCGTCTCGGCTAAAGTTGGTCATGTGAATCAAGTCCTGCCTATCGTACGCTACTGGATTCCGCACATCAGGATCATAAGTCCAGAGGG from Desulfobulbaceae bacterium harbors:
- a CDS encoding WYL domain-containing protein; translated protein: QGIWYLVARDNEKLKTFSFTKIEKLTQLNTRFAQDPEIDKKLKEEDGIWLGDKKKEIVLNISYKIASYFKRRKLIANQIIEKELEDGGLIVSAKVGHVNQVLPIVRYWIPHIRIISPEGLQVDMEKDLRNYLELSVNCA